The proteins below are encoded in one region of Vulpes lagopus strain Blue_001 chromosome 10, ASM1834538v1, whole genome shotgun sequence:
- the ECI2 gene encoding enoyl-CoA delta isomerase 2, with protein sequence MALAGAARCWRLGAGPSSLQIQALSLHMSKTAMGASQKDFESAMNQVKLLKKDPGNEVKLKLYALYKQTTEGPCNTPRPGVFDLINKAKWDAWNALGNLPKETARQNYVDLVSDLSSSDSSSQVKPEADRKQPGYETLVVTSEDSITKIMMNRPAKKNALTVQMYREIMLALEAASKDDSTLIVLTGNGDYYSSGNDLMNFMNIPPGEMEKEAKNGAILLRDFVGCFIDFPKPLVAVINGPAVGISVTILGLFDLVYASDRATFHTPFTHLGQSPEGCSSYTFPKIMGQAKAAEMLMFGKKLTAREACAQGLVTEVFPDSTFQKEVWTRLKAYSKLPRNALHISKQSIRNLEKEKLHAVNAEENSVLQERWLSDECMNAVVSFLSRKAKL encoded by the exons ATGGCCTTGGCGGGTGCAGCCCGGTGCTGGCGGCTGGGAGCAGGCCCGAG TTCCCTGCAGATACAAGCACTTTCACTGCACATGAGCAAAACAGCAATGGGAGCGAGTCAGAAGGATTTTGAGAGTGCGATGAATCAGGTGAAACTGTTGAAGAAGGACCCAGGAAATGAAGTAAAGCTAAAACTCTATGCACTGTATAAGCAG ACCACTGAGGGGCCTTGTAATACACCCAGACCAGGTGTGTTTGACTTGATAAATAAGGCCAAATGGGATGCATGGAATGCTCTTGGCAATCTGCCCAAG GAAACTGCCAGACAGAACTATGTGGATTTGGTGTCTGATCTGAGTTCGTCTGACTCCTCTAGCCAAGTGAAGCCTGAAGCAGACAGGAAACAACCTGGATATGAAACCCTGGTGGTGACCTCTGAAGACAGCATCACAAAGATCATGATGAACCGGCCCGCCAAAAAGAATGCATTGACCGTTCAG ATGTATCGGGAAATCATGCTTGCACTTGAAGCTGCAAGCAAGGATGACTCGACCCTAATTGTTTTAACGG GAAATGGTGACTATTACTCTAGTGGGAATGATCTGATGAATTTCATGAATATTCCCCCTGGTGAAATGGAGAAGGAAGCTAAAAATGGTGCCATCCTACTGAG GGATTTTGTAGGCTGTTTTATAGATTTTCCTAAGCCTCTGGTTGCAGTGATAAATGGTCCAGCCGTGGGAATCTCCGTCACCATTCTCGGGCTATTCGATCTTGTGTATGCTTCCGACAGG GCAACATTTCACACTCCTTTTACTCACCTGGGCCAAAGTCCAGAAGGATGTTCCTCCTATACTTTTCCCAAGATAATGGGCCAAGCCAAG GCAGCAGAGATGCTCATGTTTGGAAAGAAGTTAACAGCTAGAGAAGCCTGTGCTCAAGGACTTGTTACTGAAGTTTTTCCCGATAGCACTTTTCAGAAAGAAGTTTGGACCAGGCTGAAAGCATATTCAAAACTCCCCCGAAAT GCCTTGCATATTTCAAAACAGAGCAtcagaaatcttgagaaagaaaagctacATGCTGTTAACGCAGAAGAAAACAGCGTCCTCCAGGAAAGGTGGCTGTCAGACGAATGCATGAATGCAGTCGTGAGCTTCTTATCCCGGAAGGCCAAACTGTGA